The genome window CTTTTTTGGGCAACAATTTGCTGTTTCATCTTATCAGTATCGTCCCACATTTGGCGCATGAGCAATGCCAACTCACTACTTTCGTTTGGGTAGCGGCTTGCAGTTTTCTGACTTTGACAAGCCCAAAGAAGGCTTCCGCAAAATAAAAAAGCGGAAAAAGCTAAGAATAAGTTATTTTTTTTCATTTTTAGAAAAATAGAGTTATGTTTTTTCTTGATAAATTTGAATGACGATTCCGCCAAAACGCATTACTTCTGCCCAACAGCGCACGCCTTTGACGTAACAAAAACGGCTTTTGTAGTACTCTTTGCCCTGACTATCAGGATAATAACCTGTAAAACCCAGAAGCGCGTCTTCATAAAAAACCAAACGACGACCGCTATTATCTGTAATTTGCCCAACACAAACGGGACAGACCGCCAAAGGATAACGCGCTTCGTATCGCAAAGCCTCCTCTCTTTTACAAAGCGGACAAGCTACTAATTGATAGCTTTCGGGCGGCGAAGGAATTTCCACTTTTGAAGGTTCGTTAGGTTCATCTATATTTTGCATTAATTTTGTATTATTTTAAAGACCAATAATCAGGAAGAGCCTTATTATCAGGCAAAACAAAGATACAAAAGTTTGACAAAATATCAAAAATAGGCAGTTTTGTTGAGGGTTTAAAATAAAAGACGTAGGCTCTCTTTTAGTAATTGTGCCATATTCTGACACTTTAAAAAGATAGGCTTCTGATAGTAGGCGGCTAATTCTTCGCGTAAGGTTTGCACTTTTTCAGGCGTAGAAAGGCTATCGAGGTTCATGACGCGAAGCAAATCTTGAACAGAACCATAAGAGGCTTTGATGCGCTGCGCTATCATGGCGCGTTCCTCACGCTGATATTGGCGCGTGGTTTCGGGGGTCATGGTGCGCAAACCGATTTCGATAATTGGATTGTTTTCTTTAAAATATTTGGGCATATAAACAGAACGTTTGCCCTCATAACTTTGCTGGTCGAAGTCGATGGCACGCAAGCGAAAATGCGATTCTTCGAAGTCAGGTGTAATGACGACAACAAAATTATTGGCATGCATATCCCCCAAAAGCCGCACAAAACAACGCTCGTTGAACTTGACAAACTCTTTTGCCAAACGAATTTCATCAAAACGCCGAATTTGGTCTAATTGATAACGCATAAACTCATGAGCAGGCACACCGATAATATGTTCTTCTATAAGCGTCTGATTATCAACGACATAACTAATGCGATTGGGAGAAAGCAAGTCTTCCCATTCCAAACCATAGACCCTTGAAGCGTCAGCTTTTTTTATATAAAAATAATCAAAATTATCATTTATATTATTTACAATACGGACGCGAAAAGGCTGCGTATTGCCATAAGTGCAGAGGTCTATCCTATCCACATAGAGGTGCTGCATGACGGAAAGGTCGCCATCAGACTTTAAAATAGCATAAATTTTCTTTAATCCTTCATATAATAATGTCATATCAGAAGGACTGTAAAAGACCGTAACCCAAAGTGTATCTTCGCCTTTTTGGTTGTAGAGTGGAATCGCGTTGGTATAACGGGTTAAATCTTCATAGCCGATAGGCAAACTAATTTCGCGATTGTATTTTTTTAGAAAAGACCTTAGTGTTTGACTAATGGCAATAATTTTCTTTTTTTCTTTTATGAGCGTCATTTTGAGATAGAAAACAGGTTTTACAATAGTTTTTTAGTAGAAATAGTTGCCATAAAATCTTTGAGATAAAAAGGCTCGAAGTAGGCGAGGTCTTCAAATTGTTGCTTCTGATATGCCTGCGCCGCAATTTTACCAACGGTTTTAGCCGAAGTAGTCAGCGGTAGAAAAAAAATACGCGCCTGCTCTGGGGCATAAAGTGGGCGTGCTTTTTCTGCTCCTTTTCCAATAAGATATATTTTTTGGTACTTTTCTAAAAGCAAATCAAAGGTAGTGGGGTCTAAAATTTGGGCAGAGGGGGGAGCTATTTCCTTTAAAAGATAACTTTTTGGCATTTTGGTTATGTTGTCAGTTTCTAAATTTTGGGCTGATTCGGCTTCGAAAAAAGCCTGAAAGACCTCCATACGGCGTGCATCAATCATCGGCACAAGCAGCGCGTCTGTATTTTTTTGAAGGCACAAAGGCGAAAGCGACTCCAAAGTTTGAAGCCCCTGCAAGGCTAAAGCCGCTAAGGTGGAAACGCCAATCAGTGGCACATCAAGCGCGAAACAAAGCCCTTTGGCAGTAGCCACGCCAATGCGCAAGCCTGTGTAAGAGCCTGTTCCTTTTGAAACGGCAATGGCGGATAAGTCTTTGAAAATCAGGTTATTCGCTTTCAAAAGGGCGGCAATCATCTCGGTCAGCTTTTCGGCATGTACCTGTTTTTGGTGTATTTCTTGTAAGGCTATTAAATTACCTTCTGCATCATGCAGGGCAATCGAGCAGACCGAAGTTGCCGTTTCGAGGCTAAGAATCATACTTTAAATTTTATTTTTGAAAAGAATAAATTTTTAGTAAAGTAACAGAACTTTATATCACAATACTAAGTTTTGTGCAAATTTTTATATCTTAAATTTGACATAAAATAGAATTTGAATTAAGTTCTATTTTAGGCATGAAAACACAACCTTACTTCAGGTAAAATAAGGACAAGGCGGTGCCTTGTCCCTACCAATCTACTTTTCTATGTTTAAATAGATTTTTTAGCCAAATAAAAATCTACTTTTTCACAAGAAGTATCGGCAATACGCGCCTCCATTTCAGCCAAAGTCTTAGGCGGTGGCACAATTACCTTATCGCCTTTGCGCCAATTTAAAGGCATCGCCACTTTGTGTGTATCAGCAAATTGTAAGGCTTCCAAAACGCGCAAGATTTCGTCCATGTTTCTGCCTACATTGAGCGGATAATACATAATAAGGCGAATTTTTTTCGCAGGGTCGATGAAAAAGACAGCTCTGACGGCGGCAGTTTCGCTTTCGTTGGGTTGTAACATGCCGTATAATTTAGAAACTTTCATATCAATATCTGCAATGATAGGAAAGTTTAGATACACACCTGTTTTTTCACGCACATTATTGACCCAAGCCAAATGCGAATGAATACTATCGATGCTAAGTCCGATAAGGTCGGTATTGAGTGCCGCAAATTTTTCCTGATTGAGGGCAAAACCGCTCATTTCTGTTGTGCAGACGGGGGTGAAATCGGCAGGGTGCGAAAACATCACAACCCACTTATCCTTAGCAAAATCTGAAAACTTGATTTTGCCTATGGTCGTAACTGCCTCAAAATCAGGCGCAATATCGCCAATGCGAGGCATAAAGTTGGCTTCTTTGTTGAGATTTTCCATCGATACAAAGTGAGTTTATAAATATGAAAGTATGTTTATTTGTCTATATCACACAAAAGTACAACGAGTTTGGCTATCAACCAAACTGATATTTTCTATAAGCATATAGATAGAATCTATATTTATTTTTTTGCTTTTTTCGCGCTTCTATTCATAACTTTCTTCTTCGGTAGGAAAGCTAATGGCTTTTACATCTTCGACGTATTGGCTTACGGCTTGTTTCATGATGCCTGCAAGGTCGGCATAACGGCGAAGAAAACGGGGGTGAAAATCTTGCGTAATGCCGAGCATATCGTGTGTAACGAGTACCTGCCCATCTACGCCTGCGCCTGCGCCAATTCCGATAATCGGAATTTGTACGGCTTTTGCGACTTTTGCCGCCAATTTAGAGGGTATTTTTTCTAAAACAATGGCAAAACAGCCACATTCCTCCAATATTTTAGCGTCTTCTATGAGTTTGGCGGCTTCGGTTTCTTCGCGAGCGCGGACGCTATAAGTGCCAAATTTGTAGATAGATTGTGGGGTAAGCCCTAAATGCCCCATGACGGGTACGCCTGCGGAAAGTACGCGCGTGATAGATTCCTTGATTTCTTCGCCCCCTTCCATCTTGACGGCGTGTGCGCCCGACTCCTTCATGATACGGACGGCAGATTCCAAAGCCAAGCGCGAATTGCCCTGATAAGAGCCAAAGGGAATATCGACGACGACTAAGGCTCTTTGCACACCTCGCACGACGGCACTGGCGTGATAAATCATCTGGTCTAAGGTAATGGGGAGCGTTGTTTCATGACCCGCCATGACATTAGAAGCCGAATCGCCGACGAGCAGTACATCTATCCCCCCGCTGTCTAAAATTTTAGCCATCGAAAAATCGTAGGCAGTGAGCATCGAGATTTTTTCGCCCCGCAGTTTCATCTCTTGCAGCAGGTGGGTCGTAACTCTTTTGGCATTGGAAGAAGTTGCTTTTGACATGTTCTGTTTCGTTAGATGGATAGCTTTTTGGAAAGATAGGCTAAGTTTCGTAAAATTAAAAAAATATTTGTCAGAAAGCCCAAAAGTGAAGGCTAAATTTTGAGAAATTAAGAAAAAAGACGCGCTACCCAAATACAAGCCACAAGAGAGGATTTGTGCCTTCGCAGGCTTGCCCAAACTTTTTAGTTCAGTCAGGTTAAGTTTTGTGAAAAGCCTTGTTTTATCAAATTTGACACGAAATAAAATTTGGGCAGAATCCTTCTTTTAAGTATGAAAACCCTTTTTTATTTCAATCTCACGGCGGACAAGGCAATTCCTTCTCCCTACATTCGAACCTAATTTTTAGAATTTAACATCACTGCCCCTTTCAAAAGAGAAGGTTAGAAAGTGGAATTTTAGGCTAAAAATTCTTTTCTGACGCAGAGAAAAGTTCCATTTTTCTATCCAAATGGGACTATCTTCGGTTTGACTTTCAAAAAACACGCTTTTTTTCGTACCTTGCCGATAGGTTTCGTATATTTATGTAGTTTTTATTTCAATAGCACAACTTTTGTTGAACTTATGACCCTCAAAACCTCAACAAAGTTAGACAGAAATAAAAGCCACAATAATACCAAACCCCAAACTCACGTCATGCGAAAACAACCCATGGAATTTCCACAATGCGACCAATGTAGCGTGCGCCAACATTCGGTCTTTTGCGACCTCACCACCACACAAGCCGCCGAGCTTTCTGCCAATAAAGGCTGTAATCAATACAAAAAAGGGCAGCATCTCTTTTTCGAGGGTGCGCGTCCCTTCGGTGTGCATTGCATCTATCAAGGCAATGTAAAACTTGTCAAGACGGGCATAGACGGCAAGGAGCAAATTGTGCGCCTTATCCGCCAAGGCGACATTTTGGGCTACAATGCCATTCTAAGCGGCGAGATGTATAATATCTCTGCCATCGCCTTAGAAGATGTCGTAGTCTGTTTCATACCCAAACAAAACTTCTTGCACCTGCTCGAAGATGTGCGCGAATTTCCCAAAAAGATGATGCAACTGATGTCGTCGGATATGAACGATATGGAAAACCGTCTGACCAACTGGCTGCAAAAGACGGTGCGGGAGCGATTAGCCGAAGTGCTGCTTTTACTGCAAAGCACGTATGGCACACTACCCAAAAGTCAGGCTCTTAATATTCGCCTCACGCGCGAGGATATCGCCAATCTGATTGGTACTGCACCCGAAACGGTGATTCGTTATTTGGCAGAATTGAAATCTGAAAATGCAATTGATTTGAAAGGTAAAGAAATTATTATTACAAATAAAATCAAATTGGTACGTATCGCCAACATCGAGTGGGCGTAATTTTGTGAGAGCTTTTCGGTTTATTTTAGAACATGGATTGAACAGATTGGACAAATTTTGCACAAAGCAAGGTAAAAATTGTATATCGGTGTAGGCTACTTTAATCGGTCTAATCTGTGTTCTAATTTCTTAGGGTTCTAATTTCTTAGGGTTCTAATTTCTTAGGGTTCTAATTTCTTAGGGTTCTAACTTTCTTATATTTTTAAAAATATTACTTATTTAACTTAATTTTTTTACATTTTTTCAATTTTGGTACAACGCCACCCCGTTCCTACTTTTTTGAAAAAATAACGCCTTTGCATACTGCTAAGGTTTAGAACCGCCCCTTGTCCCTCTTTTGTAACATCACTTTCAAAAATCATAACCAAAGCCGCTATCTGTTCGGGACTAAAAACTTGTTCATATTCTGCTAAAAATTCAGTAGAGTTTTGAAAGGTATTTTGATAAAAATAAAAAGGATAATTGATATACTGATTTGCGACCAAATTTTTTTCTTCCTGCAAAAGACTTTCCTTTAATCCTACCCAATACGCGCCAAAATCTTGTGCTTGCACAAAAAAAGGCTCTGTCTTTGCAAAAGACATAGGCTTGATTGCCACCCAAAAAAGCAGCAAGAAGACTATCAAAAAAAGACGGCTGCCATAGATAAAAGACATTTTTTGAACCTTCATAAAGATTTTATTTTGGCATAGCGAAGGACTAAGCCCTTCGCTATGAAAGTTGAAGCAAGTAAGAGAAACAAGCAAAGGCAAAAGGTATGCTAAAAAATATTGCCGCCGCAGAAGTGCCTAAAATTCGAACACATCGACGTAATCTACCACGTTGTTGCCTTCACAGTTTTCCATCTGTTGCAAACGGTAGTATTTTCTTCCATTTTTCTTTTCAAAAATAAAAGCATTTTCCAAAGTAGCCTCTTTGAGGCACTCCTGACCATTGTTGATAAAACTCACGCGCGTTCTGATAATACCTTCGAAGCGAAAACGGTTTGCGTCGATAGGAAGGAGCGTACCCGAAATGACGCAATAGTCGCCATTGCTTTCCACGCTGCCCTCGATGGAAAATTCGCCTTCGCCCTCGTGTTGTATCTTGACTTTGCCCATTTTTTCGCCCAACCATTGCAATTTTAGGCTGCGTGTACCTACTAAGCCGTAAGCGTTATCGAAAGTTTTTTTCGTTTGCGCTGCTGCCTGCTCTGAAAAAGAAAAAACAAAAAAGAAAGCACCAAGAATAGCGAAAAGAATTGATTTGATTTGCATATTCAAAAGATTTGAGA of Hugenholtzia roseola DSM 9546 contains these proteins:
- the tsaB gene encoding tRNA (adenosine(37)-N6)-threonylcarbamoyltransferase complex dimerization subunit type 1 TsaB: MILSLETATSVCSIALHDAEGNLIALQEIHQKQVHAEKLTEMIAALLKANNLIFKDLSAIAVSKGTGSYTGLRIGVATAKGLCFALDVPLIGVSTLAALALQGLQTLESLSPLCLQKNTDALLVPMIDARRMEVFQAFFEAESAQNLETDNITKMPKSYLLKEIAPPSAQILDPTTFDLLLEKYQKIYLIGKGAEKARPLYAPEQARIFFLPLTTSAKTVGKIAAQAYQKQQFEDLAYFEPFYLKDFMATISTKKLL
- the panB gene encoding 3-methyl-2-oxobutanoate hydroxymethyltransferase — translated: MSKATSSNAKRVTTHLLQEMKLRGEKISMLTAYDFSMAKILDSGGIDVLLVGDSASNVMAGHETTLPITLDQMIYHASAVVRGVQRALVVVDIPFGSYQGNSRLALESAVRIMKESGAHAVKMEGGEEIKESITRVLSAGVPVMGHLGLTPQSIYKFGTYSVRAREETEAAKLIEDAKILEECGCFAIVLEKIPSKLAAKVAKAVQIPIIGIGAGAGVDGQVLVTHDMLGITQDFHPRFLRRYADLAGIMKQAVSQYVEDVKAISFPTEEESYE
- a CDS encoding Crp/Fnr family transcriptional regulator produces the protein MTLKTSTKLDRNKSHNNTKPQTHVMRKQPMEFPQCDQCSVRQHSVFCDLTTTQAAELSANKGCNQYKKGQHLFFEGARPFGVHCIYQGNVKLVKTGIDGKEQIVRLIRQGDILGYNAILSGEMYNISAIALEDVVVCFIPKQNFLHLLEDVREFPKKMMQLMSSDMNDMENRLTNWLQKTVRERLAEVLLLLQSTYGTLPKSQALNIRLTREDIANLIGTAPETVIRYLAELKSENAIDLKGKEIIITNKIKLVRIANIEWA
- a CDS encoding peroxiredoxin, whose product is MENLNKEANFMPRIGDIAPDFEAVTTIGKIKFSDFAKDKWVVMFSHPADFTPVCTTEMSGFALNQEKFAALNTDLIGLSIDSIHSHLAWVNNVREKTGVYLNFPIIADIDMKVSKLYGMLQPNESETAAVRAVFFIDPAKKIRLIMYYPLNVGRNMDEILRVLEALQFADTHKVAMPLNWRKGDKVIVPPPKTLAEMEARIADTSCEKVDFYLAKKSI